Sequence from the Bacteroidales bacterium genome:
TAAAAACAACAACTAATAAAAAGCGGCTCTATGTCAATATAAGTGGGTAAACAAATAAAAAAGCCACTGATTCACAGATTACAAAAGATTAATTTTATAATCTGTGAATCAGTGGCAAATTAAATTTCAAGTATCAAATTTCAAAATAAATTTCTTATTTTTGAAAAAAATTTACTAATCAATAAATTATAATTCTATGTTTTTAAAAGAAATATATATTAAAAGAAGAAAAGAATTAATGAAACAAGTATCAAGCGGATTAATTTTATTACCCGGAAATTCAGATGTTCCGTTTAATTATCCGGCTAATATTTATACTTTCAGACAAGACAGTTCTTTTCTTTATTTTTTCGGAATAAAACAACCGAATGTTGTAGGTATTATTGATGCTGACTCCGGTGAAGAATATCTCTTTGGTAATGATGTTGATATTGATGATATTATTTGGATGGGCGAACTTCCGACAATGAAAGATTTTGCATTGAAAAACGGTGTAAAAAATACAGCATCCTTATCAAAAGTTGATGAATTTATTGAAAAAGCATTAAAGCAAGGCAGAAAAATCCATTATTTGCCTGCATACAGAGCCGGTACAAAATTACAACTTGAAAACTTACTGGGAATACCGGCAAATGAAGTTAACAACAATGTTTCGGAAACACTGATTAAAGCGATCGTAAAGATTTGTTCAGTTAAAGATAAATATGAAATTGAAGATATTGAACGATCTGTTGATGTTGCTTATAAAATGCATACAACAGCCATGAAAATGGCAATGCCGGGTATGACAGAACAAGAAATATACGGAAAAATGGAAGGAATTGCTCTTGCTCACGGCGGGCCTGTTTCTTTCCCGATTATATTATCCGTAAACGGACAAATTCTTCATAATCATCATCATCACAATACATTAAAAGAAGGGCAATTGCTTGTAGCAGATGCAGGAGCAGAATCAGCCATGCATTATTGCAGTGATATTACCAGAACTTCACCTGTAGGCGGAAAATTTTCACCAATTCAAAAAGATATATACGAAGCTGTTTTAGATGCTAACAACGAGGTTATAAAAAACAGTAAACCGGGAGTAATGTACAAAGATATGCATCTCTTATCAGCAAAAATTATTACCGAGCGATTAAAGTCTGTCGGATTAATGAAAGGAAATGTTGAAGATGCAGTTACACAAGGAGCACATGCTTTATTTTATCCTCACGGTTTGGGCCATATGATGGGATTGGATGTTCATGATATGGAAGGACTCGGCGAAGATTATGTTGGTTATGACGAAACAGTTTCCAGAAGCGAACAGTTTGGTTTAGCATTTTTAAGAATGGCAAGAAAACTTGAACCCGGATTTGTTATTACTGTTGAACCGGGTATTTATTTTATCCCTGCATTAATTGATATCTGGAAAAAAGAAAAAAAACATACAAATTTCATCAATTATGACAAAGTTGAAGAATACAGAGGCTTTGGCGGAATCAGAATTGAAGATGATATATTGATTACAGAAGACGGTTGCAGAGTTTTGGGCAAACCTATTCCAAAAACTGTTAAAGAGATTGAGGATTTGATGAAAGGATAATATTTTTTTTGGGAAGTTTACAAAAAAAGCCGGAAAGTCGTCAGTAAACAGTCCGCAGTAAGCAAATAAAATTGCCTACTGCGGACTGTTTACTGTCGACTTTTTATTTATTTTTTAATAATTCCTCTTGTTCCTTTATCAATTTTTCCTGCTCTTTCAATAATAACTCTTGTTCCTTCAACTTCATTTCTTGTTCTTTCAATAATTTTTCCTTTTTTTTAATTTCGAGTTCTTTTTGTTCCAAATTATTCTGCATTTCAAGAAGTTTAGCATTTGTTTCGGCATATATTTCATTCAAGATTTTACGGTCTCCTCCTGATCTTAATAATTGAGTTGTAAACTTCAACTTTTGAGTGTTATAAAGCTGTGAATTGATATCAAAAAATTGTTTTCCTTCATCGGGTTTTTTTAAATTTATTACACTATATTCAGGTTGTCTTGAACGATCAGATATAATTAAAACATTCTTTCCTTTTAATTTATTATAAACAAATCCCAAATAAGCATTTTCATTTTTTGTTACATAAACAATATGATTCGGCTTAATGTCTTCATAATTAGAATATTTGATAACTTCAAACGGTTTGTTTTTTATTGTTTTTGAAGCTGCCAATTTTTTAAGTGCTTTAAACTCATCATCAGAAGAAAAAACACCGATTGTATACTTGGAAATGTTGCTTTCATCTTCCCAACTTACACCGTAAGCAATATTATATATCCATAAAGCTCTTATTTCTTCATCAGTTTGAGAATATATTCTCTCAGATGATAATACAACTAAAAGAAAAGAAATAATAATTATAAAATATTTCTGAAATTTTTCCATTTTGTAGAAATTTATAAAAATTAGTAATTTTAATAATTTGTTTTATTATTAGCCGTTAATTCAATTTTATTATTTTCTTTACTGCAAACATACAATTTATCTTTATCTTTTTCTTTAGTTGTAACTTTTATTTATATTTACGGGATTGAAAAAGGTTTGGTAAAAAAGAAAAATCAAAGAATATGCAACTGTCAAAAACTCTTTTTTGGGATACAGACATTAATAAGATAGACTATGAAAAAAATGCACGTCATATTATTGAGCGTGTGTTAATGCGTGGTTTATTATCTGATTGGTATGAAATAAAAAAATATTACGGAACTGAACGGATAAAAAATGAAATAATTAAAATACGCTGTTTAGATAAAATTACGTTAAATTTTTGCAGTAAATATTTTAAACTTCCCAAAAAGCAATTCAAATGTTACAATACAGAGCCGTCTATAAAGAAACTTTGGAATTATTAAAGGAACTGATGCAATACAACTGTTTGCAAAATTTTTTTCTTGTGGGCGGAACTTCATTAGCTTTACAATTGGGGCATCGTATTTCTGTAGATTTAGATTTATTTACCGAAACAAATTTTAAAACTGCTGATATATTAGAAGAATTAAAGACAAATTTAGAATATCAAGTTATTTTGCAGAAAGAAAAAAACTCATTGATAATAAACGCGAAGCAGAAAGGAAGTGAGAATGAATTAGTAAAAATTGATTTTGTGAAATATGATTATCCACTAATAAATGAAATTCAGAATATTGATAGTTTACGATTAATATCAATTGAAGATATAACAGCAATGAAATTGTCAGCAACAGCAAATCGCGGTGCAAAGAAAGACTTTTTTGATATTTACGAATTGTTCAAAAGGTATTCTGTTAAGGAAATGATGCATCTGTTTTCCAAGAAGTATCCTGAAATAACTCATTTTCATATATTGAAAAGTTTAACATATTTTAAAGATGCTGAAGCTGAATTTGAACCAATTTCACTTAACAATACGAATTGGGAGCAAGTAAAAACTACAATAGAACAAAGAATATATGAATTTTTATAAATTAATCAGAATGAAAACCAATGCAACAATCATACTAATACTCCTGTCAACTTTCAGTTTTTCACAAACAGAAAAAAAAGATTTCAGAAAGAATACAGATGTTATTCATTATTCAATAAATCTTAATATTACAGAATTCAGTAAGAAAGAAATATCCGGAAATACAATCGTTAAATTAAGTCCGCGAAGCAAAGATGTTAAAAACATTGTCTTGGAATTGTTGAGTTTGACGGTTGATTCAGTTTTCTTGTTTAATGAAAAGATAAATAATTACTCATAT
This genomic interval carries:
- a CDS encoding aminopeptidase P family protein, giving the protein MFLKEIYIKRRKELMKQVSSGLILLPGNSDVPFNYPANIYTFRQDSSFLYFFGIKQPNVVGIIDADSGEEYLFGNDVDIDDIIWMGELPTMKDFALKNGVKNTASLSKVDEFIEKALKQGRKIHYLPAYRAGTKLQLENLLGIPANEVNNNVSETLIKAIVKICSVKDKYEIEDIERSVDVAYKMHTTAMKMAMPGMTEQEIYGKMEGIALAHGGPVSFPIILSVNGQILHNHHHHNTLKEGQLLVADAGAESAMHYCSDITRTSPVGGKFSPIQKDIYEAVLDANNEVIKNSKPGVMYKDMHLLSAKIITERLKSVGLMKGNVEDAVTQGAHALFYPHGLGHMMGLDVHDMEGLGEDYVGYDETVSRSEQFGLAFLRMARKLEPGFVITVEPGIYFIPALIDIWKKEKKHTNFINYDKVEEYRGFGGIRIEDDILITEDGCRVLGKPIPKTVKEIEDLMKG
- a CDS encoding YfiR family protein, with translation MEKFQKYFIIIISFLLVVLSSERIYSQTDEEIRALWIYNIAYGVSWEDESNISKYTIGVFSSDDEFKALKKLAASKTIKNKPFEVIKYSNYEDIKPNHIVYVTKNENAYLGFVYNKLKGKNVLIISDRSRQPEYSVINLKKPDEGKQFFDINSQLYNTQKLKFTTQLLRSGGDRKILNEIYAETNAKLLEMQNNLEQKELEIKKKEKLLKEQEMKLKEQELLLKEQEKLIKEQEELLKNK
- a CDS encoding nucleotidyl transferase AbiEii/AbiGii toxin family protein, translated to MLQYRAVYKETLELLKELMQYNCLQNFFLVGGTSLALQLGHRISVDLDLFTETNFKTADILEELKTNLEYQVILQKEKNSLIINAKQKGSENELVKIDFVKYDYPLINEIQNIDSLRLISIEDITAMKLSATANRGAKKDFFDIYELFKRYSVKEMMHLFSKKYPEITHFHILKSLTYFKDAEAEFEPISLNNTNWEQVKTTIEQRIYEFL